The Ziziphus jujuba cultivar Dongzao chromosome 7, ASM3175591v1 genome includes a region encoding these proteins:
- the LOC107424821 gene encoding histone-lysine N-methyltransferase SUVR5 isoform X6, whose translation MILQRYINCDWLKNSYQSWVQHCQSAHSAESIEMLKEELYDSILWNEVHSLRDAPVQPTLGSEWKTWKHEVMKWFSTSNPMTNGGESQQQSNDSPLTASPQVSRKRPKLEVRRAETHASQVESRGSDQSVTLEIDSGFFNNVDIVHTSKLASEPHKEEDFKEVAAPTKLPGDMADKWNGIVVEDQNAGFNQSKDIELTPVNEVTARPLDSGNKNRQCIAYIESKGRQCVRWANDGDVYCCVHLSSRFIGNSARAEGILSNDTPMCEGTTVLGTRCKHRSLHGSSFCKKHRPKNETKKISNFSENTPKRKYEEDAPSLETSNCKEIVLVGDIGSPLQVDPLAVVEGDTHGRSSLVEHTATDCNSSEPLHCIGSCLPENNNPCLESPKRHSLYCEKHLPSWLKRARNGKSRIVSKEVFVDLLRDCHSQEQKCHLHQACELFYRLFKSILSLRNPVPKEVQFQWALSEASKNFNVGEFFMKLVCSEKERLRRIWGFSADEDTQISSVMEEPALLPLVVDGSHDDEKAIKCKICSEEFLDDQALGNHWMDNHKKEAQWLFRGYACAICLDSFTNKKVLETHVQERHHVQFVEQCMLLQCIPCGSHFGNTEELWLHVVSAHPVDFRLSKATQQALSTGDESPPKLELYNSASLDNNSENTNGFRKFICRFCGLKFDLLPDLGRHHQAAHMGAGLVSSRPPKRGIRYYAYRLKSGRLSRPRFKKSLAAASLRIRNRATATIKKRIQASKSLSTAGISMLSHVTEAENLGSLVESQCSAVAKILFSEIQKTKPRPNNLDIISTARSTCCKVSLKASLEEKYGVLPERLYLKAARLCSEHNIRVDWHQDGFICPKGCKAFKDPLLLSPLRPLPSGFLGHRSECSADPLDDKWEMDECHYIIDSHYLRPRFMHNAFVLCDDISFGQELVPVACVADDDLVDSDPHLAASCEVQNSRHSKPWESFTYVTKPLLDQSLALDTEQSLQLGCACPQLRCCPETCDHVYLFDNDYEDAKDIFGKPMRGRFPYDDKGRIILEEGYLVYECNDRCSCSKNCPNRVLQNGVRVKLEIYRTEKKGWAVRAGEAILRGTFVCEYIGEVLDEQEANKRRKRYGTEGCSYLYEIDAHINDMSRLIEGQARYVIDATKYGNVSRFINHSCSPNLENHQVLVESMDFQHAHIGLYANRDIALGEELTYDYRYELLPGEGYPCHCEASTCRGRLY comes from the exons ATGATATTACAACGCTATATAAATTGTGACTGGCTAAAGAATTCATATCAGTCTTGGGTACAACATTGTCAGAGTGCACATAGTGCTGAGTCCATTGAAATGCTGAAGGAG GAGTTATATGATTCGATTCTCTGGAATGAAGTCCACTCTCTCAGAGATGCACCTGTCCAGCCCACATTGGGTTCTGAGTGGAAAACCTGGAAACATGAAGTTATGAAGTGGTTTTCAACCTCAAATCCCATGACCAATGGTGGAGAATCACAGCAACAGAGTAATGATAGTCCATTAACTGCAAGTCCCCAAGTTAGCAGGAAAAGGCCCAAGCTTGAAGTTCGTCGTGCTGAGACACATGCTTCCCAGGTGGAAAGTAGGGGTTCAGATCAATCTGTAACCCTTGAAATTGATTCTGGATTTTTTAATAATGTAGACATTGTACATACTAGTAAATTAGCATCAGAACCTCATAAAGAGGAAGATTTTAAAGAGGTGGCGGCACCAACGAAGTTGCCTGGTGATATGGCTGATAAATGGAATGGAATTGTAGTTGAAGATCAAAATGCTGGGTTCAACCAAAGTAAAGATATTGAATTGACACCTGTCAATGAAGTGACTGCTAGACCTTTGGATTCAGGAAATAAGAATCGGCAGTGTATTGCTTATATTGAATCTAAGGGAAGGCAATGTGTCAGGTGGGCTAACGATGGTGATGTTTACTGTTGTGTGCATTTATCCTCCCGTTTCATAGGCAACTCTGCAAGAGCCGAAGGGATTCTCTCTAATGACACACCTATGTGTGAAGGGACAACTGTTCTTGGTACTAGATGTAAGCATCGATCTCTACATGGATCCTCATTTTGTAAGAAACACAGGCCCAAGAATGAAACtaagaaaatatcaaatttttcagAGAATACGCCTAAGAGAAAGTATGAAGAGGATGCTCCTAGTTTAGAAACCTCAAATTGCAAAGAGATTGTGTTAGTGGGAGATATAGGAAGCCCACTCCAAGTGGATCCTCTTGCAGTCGTGGAAGGTGATACCCATGGAAGAAGCAGCTTAGTTGAGCATACTGCTACAGATTGTAATAGCTCAGAGCCCCTGCACTGCATAGGCTCCTGCTTACCTGAAAACAACAATCCTTGTCTGGAAAGTCCAAAGCGTCATTCTTTATACTGTGAAAAGCACTTACCAAGCTGGCTTAAACGTGCAAGGAATGGCAAGAGTAGGATAGTATCAAAAGAAGTGTTTGTAGATCTTCTGAGGGACTGCCACTCACAGGAGCAAAAGTGTCATTTACATCAGGCATGTGAGCTTTTCTACAGGCtctttaaaagtattttatcCTTAAGAAACCCAGTACCTAAGGAAGTTCAATTTCAGTGGGCTCTATCTGAAGCTTCCAAAAATTTTAATGTTGGAGAGTTCTTTATGAAGTTAGTTTGCAGCGAAAAGGAGAGACTCAGAAGGATCTGGGGCTTCAGTGCAGATGAAGACACACAAATTTCCTCTGTCATGGAAGAACCAGCTTTGTTGCCATTGGTGGTTGATGGTAGCCATGATGATGAAAAAGCAATTAAGTGCAAAATTTGCTCAGAGGAGTTTTTGGATGACCAAGCACTTGGCAACCACTGGATGGACAATCATAAAAAGGAAGCACAATGGCTATTTAGAGGTTATGCCTGTGCAATCTGTCTTGATTCTTTTACTAATAAGAAAGTACTTGAAACTCATGTACAGGAGAGACATCATGTGCAATTTGTTGAACAGTGTATGCTTCTTCAGTGTATTCCTTGTGGCAGCCATTTTGGGAATACTGAAGAATTATGGTTGCATGTGGTCTCAGCACATCCTGTTGATTTCAGGCTTTCAAAGGCAACTCAACAGGCTCTGTCTACTGGTGATGAATCTCCTCCAAAGCTTGAGCTGTACAATTCAGCTTCTCTGGATAATAACTCTGAGAATACAAATGGTTTCCGAAAGTTTATTTGCAGGTTTTGTGGGTTGAAGTTCGATTTACTTCCTGATCTTGGTCGACACCATCAAGCTGCTCATATGGGAGCAGGCTTGGTCAGTTCTCGACCTCCAAAGAGGGGGATACGGTATTATGCTTATAGATTAAAATCTGGGAGGCTTAGCCGTCCTAGATTTAAAAAAAGTCTGGCAGCTGCATCATTAAGGATCAGGAACAGGGCAACTGCTACTATTAAAAAACGAATCCAAGCATCAAAGTCACTTAGCACTGCGGGGATAAGCATGCTTTCTCATGTAACTGAGGCAGAAAATCTTGGTAGCTTGGTGGAATCTCAATGCTCAGCTGTGGCAAAGATTTTGTTCTCTGAGATACAGAAAACAAAACCTCGGCCAAACAACCTTGATATTATATCTACTGCACGCTCCACCTGCTGCAAAGTCAGTCTTAAAGCCTCACTAGAGGAAAAATATGGAGTATTGCCAGAGCGTTTGTATCTGAAGGCAGCCAGGCTCTGCAGTGAGCATAACATCCGAGTAGATTGGCACCAAGATGGGTTCATTTGTCCTAAAGGATGCAAGGCATTCAAGGATCCACTTTTGTTGTCTCCCTTGAGACCTCTTCCAAGTGGTTTTCTGGGCCATAGATCTGAATGTTCAGCAGATCCTCTGGATGACAAGTGGGAGATGGATGAGTGCCACTATATCATTGATTCACACTACTTGAGACCAAGATTCATGCATAATGCCTTTGTACTGTGTGATGATATAAGCTTTGGACAGGAATTGGTTCCAGTGGCGTGTGTAGCAGATGATGATCTTGTGGATTCTGATCCCCACCTTGCAGCTAGTTGTGAGGTTCAAAATTCTAGACATTCCAAGCCTTGGGAGAGTTTTACCTATGTTACAAAACCGTTGCTTGATCAATCCCTTGCTCTTGATACAGAG CAGAGTTTGCAGTTGGGTTGTGCCTGTCCACAGCTAAGGTGCTGTCCTGAAACATGTGATCATGTATACCTTTTTGATAATGACTATGAAGATGCAAAAGACATTTTTGGGAAACCCATGCGCGGTAGGTTCCCATATGATGATAAAGGACGGATCATCTTGGAG GAAGGCTACCTTGTTTATGAGTGTAATGATAGGTGTAGCTGCAGTAAAAACTGCCCAAATAGGGTTTTGCAGAATGGAGTTAGAGTGAAACTGGAAATCTATAGAACAGAAAAAAAG GGATGGGCTGTCAGGGCAGGTGAAGCCATTCTACGGGGCACATTTGTGTGTGAGTACATTGGCGAGGTTTTAGATGAGCAGGAAGCTAACAAGAGGCGCAAAAG ATATGGCACAGAAGGTTGCAGCTATTTATATGAGATCGACGCTCATATTAACGATATGAGCAGATTGATTGAAGGACAGGCCCGATATGTAATCGATGCCACAAAGTACGGAAATGTTTCACGGTTCATCAATCATAG CTGCTCGCCGAATCTTGAGAATCACCAAGTTCTAGTGGAAAGCATGGATTTTCAGCATGCGCATATCGGTTTGTATGCAAATCGAGAT ATAGCTTTGGGAGAAGAACTAACGTACGACTATCGATATGAGCTGCTGCCTGGAGAAGGATATCCATGCCACTGTGAAGCTTCCACATGCCGTGGCCGCCTTTATTAA
- the LOC107424821 gene encoding histone-lysine N-methyltransferase SUVR5 isoform X4, whose translation MEVLPCSGVQYVGESDCPQQSSGKDFVYDGESNCIENGKQTQLAENKADDGLLNMEIPQLEREGGAEVTVDGLPSTEGNCNGASHDSQVEGQRLSCGSHGYEDDDASAQNYCTESSLASENCHLIVDTIESELPNNNRDGESSLIEPTWLEGDESVALWVKWRGKWQAGIRCARADWPLSTLKAKPTHDRKKYFVIFFPHTRNYSWADTLLVRSINEYPQPIAYKTHKIGLKMVKDLTVARRFIMQKLAVGMLNIVDQFHTEALVESARDVLVWKEFAMEASRCNGYSDLGRMLLKLQSMILQRYINCDWLKNSYQSWVQHCQSAHSAESIEMLKEELYDSILWNEVHSLRDAPVQPTLGSEWKTWKHEVMKWFSTSNPMTNGGESQQQSNDSPLTASPQVSRKRPKLEVRRAETHASQVESRGSDQSVTLEIDSGFFNNVDIVHTSKLASEPHKEEDFKEVAAPTKLPGDMADKWNGIVVEDQNAGFNQSKDIELTPVNEVTARPLDSGNKNRQCIAYIESKGRQCVRWANDGDVYCCVHLSSRFIGNSARAEGILSNDTPMCEGTTVLGTRCKHRSLHGSSFCKKHRPKNETKKISNFSENTPKRKYEEDAPSLETSNCKEIVLVGDIGSPLQVDPLAVVEGDTHGRSSLVEHTATDCNSSEPLHCIGSCLPENNNPCLESPKRHSLYCEKHLPSWLKRARNGKSRIVSKEVFVDLLRDCHSQEQKCHLHQACELFYRLFKSILSLRNPVPKEVQFQWALSEASKNFNVGEFFMKLVCSEKERLRRIWGFSADEDTQISSVMEEPALLPLVVDGSHDDEKAIKCKICSEEFLDDQALGNHWMDNHKKEAQWLFRGYACAICLDSFTNKKVLETHVQERHHVQFVEQCMLLQCIPCGSHFGNTEELWLHVVSAHPVDFRLSKATQQALSTGDESPPKLELYNSASLDNNSENTNGFRKFICRFCGLKFDLLPDLGRHHQAAHMGAGLVSSRPPKRGIRYYAYRLKSGRLSRPRFKKSLAAASLRIRNRATATIKKRIQASKSLSTAGISMLSHVTEAENLGSLVESQCSAVAKILFSEIQKTKPRPNNLDIISTARSTCCKVSLKASLEEKYGVLPERLYLKAARLCSEHNIRVDWHQDGFICPKGCKAFKDPLLLSPLRPLPSGFLGHRSECSADPLDDKWEMDECHYIIDSHYLRPRFMHNAFVLCDDISFGQELVPVACVADDDLVDSDPHLAASCEVQNSRHSKPWESFTYVTKPLLDQSLALDTEQSLQLGCACPQLRCCPETCDHVYLFDNDYEDAKDIFGKPMRGRFPYDDKGRIILEEGYLVYECNDRCSCSKNCPNRVLQNGVRVKLEIYRTEKKGWAVRAGEAILRGTFVCEYIGEVLDEQEANKRRKRYGTEGCSYLYEIDAHINDMSRLIEGQARYVIDATKYGNVSRFINHR comes from the exons ATGGAAGTGCTTCCTTGTTCTGGTGTTCAGTATGTTGGAGAATCAGATTGCCCTCAGCAGAGTTCAGGGAAAGATTTTGTTTATGATGGAGAATCTAACTGTATCGAAAATGGAAAACAAACTCAATTGGCAGAAAATAAAGCAGATGATGGATTGCTAAATATGGAAATACCTCAATTAGAAAGAGAAGGTGGAGCTGAAGTGACAGTTGATGGATTGCCATCTACAGAAGGAAACTGCAATGGAGCTTCTCATGATAGTCAGGTGGAGGGCCAAAGGTTATCTTGTGGGTCACATGGATACGAAGATGATGATGCAAGTGCACAGAATTACTGCACAGAATCTTCATTAGCCTCTGAGAACTGTCATCTTATTGTAGATACCATTGAAAGTGAATTGCCAAACAACAATAGGGATGGAGAGTCATCTCTCATAGAGCCCACATGGCTAGAAGGTGATGAATCTGTGGCGCTGTGGGTCAAG TGGAGAGGGAAGTGGCAGGCAGGGATCAGATGTGCAAGGGCTGACTGGCCATTATCAACTTTGAAAGCAAAACCAACTCATGACAGGAAGAagtattttgttatattttttccaCACACAAGGAATTATTCTTGGGCAGATACGCTACTTGTTCGATCAATCAATGAATATCCGCAGCCTATTGCatataaaacacataaaatTGGTCTTAAAATGGTAAAAGATTTGACAGTGGCAAGGCGATTTATTATGCAAAAGCTAGCTGTTGGTATGCTGAATATTGTTGACCAATTTCATACTGAG GCTTTGGTAGAGAGTGCTCGTGATGTGTTGGTCTGGAAGGAGTTTGCAATGGAGGCTTCTCGCTGTAATGGTTATTCTGATCTTGGAAGGATGCTTCTGAAGCTTCAGAGT ATGATATTACAACGCTATATAAATTGTGACTGGCTAAAGAATTCATATCAGTCTTGGGTACAACATTGTCAGAGTGCACATAGTGCTGAGTCCATTGAAATGCTGAAGGAG GAGTTATATGATTCGATTCTCTGGAATGAAGTCCACTCTCTCAGAGATGCACCTGTCCAGCCCACATTGGGTTCTGAGTGGAAAACCTGGAAACATGAAGTTATGAAGTGGTTTTCAACCTCAAATCCCATGACCAATGGTGGAGAATCACAGCAACAGAGTAATGATAGTCCATTAACTGCAAGTCCCCAAGTTAGCAGGAAAAGGCCCAAGCTTGAAGTTCGTCGTGCTGAGACACATGCTTCCCAGGTGGAAAGTAGGGGTTCAGATCAATCTGTAACCCTTGAAATTGATTCTGGATTTTTTAATAATGTAGACATTGTACATACTAGTAAATTAGCATCAGAACCTCATAAAGAGGAAGATTTTAAAGAGGTGGCGGCACCAACGAAGTTGCCTGGTGATATGGCTGATAAATGGAATGGAATTGTAGTTGAAGATCAAAATGCTGGGTTCAACCAAAGTAAAGATATTGAATTGACACCTGTCAATGAAGTGACTGCTAGACCTTTGGATTCAGGAAATAAGAATCGGCAGTGTATTGCTTATATTGAATCTAAGGGAAGGCAATGTGTCAGGTGGGCTAACGATGGTGATGTTTACTGTTGTGTGCATTTATCCTCCCGTTTCATAGGCAACTCTGCAAGAGCCGAAGGGATTCTCTCTAATGACACACCTATGTGTGAAGGGACAACTGTTCTTGGTACTAGATGTAAGCATCGATCTCTACATGGATCCTCATTTTGTAAGAAACACAGGCCCAAGAATGAAACtaagaaaatatcaaatttttcagAGAATACGCCTAAGAGAAAGTATGAAGAGGATGCTCCTAGTTTAGAAACCTCAAATTGCAAAGAGATTGTGTTAGTGGGAGATATAGGAAGCCCACTCCAAGTGGATCCTCTTGCAGTCGTGGAAGGTGATACCCATGGAAGAAGCAGCTTAGTTGAGCATACTGCTACAGATTGTAATAGCTCAGAGCCCCTGCACTGCATAGGCTCCTGCTTACCTGAAAACAACAATCCTTGTCTGGAAAGTCCAAAGCGTCATTCTTTATACTGTGAAAAGCACTTACCAAGCTGGCTTAAACGTGCAAGGAATGGCAAGAGTAGGATAGTATCAAAAGAAGTGTTTGTAGATCTTCTGAGGGACTGCCACTCACAGGAGCAAAAGTGTCATTTACATCAGGCATGTGAGCTTTTCTACAGGCtctttaaaagtattttatcCTTAAGAAACCCAGTACCTAAGGAAGTTCAATTTCAGTGGGCTCTATCTGAAGCTTCCAAAAATTTTAATGTTGGAGAGTTCTTTATGAAGTTAGTTTGCAGCGAAAAGGAGAGACTCAGAAGGATCTGGGGCTTCAGTGCAGATGAAGACACACAAATTTCCTCTGTCATGGAAGAACCAGCTTTGTTGCCATTGGTGGTTGATGGTAGCCATGATGATGAAAAAGCAATTAAGTGCAAAATTTGCTCAGAGGAGTTTTTGGATGACCAAGCACTTGGCAACCACTGGATGGACAATCATAAAAAGGAAGCACAATGGCTATTTAGAGGTTATGCCTGTGCAATCTGTCTTGATTCTTTTACTAATAAGAAAGTACTTGAAACTCATGTACAGGAGAGACATCATGTGCAATTTGTTGAACAGTGTATGCTTCTTCAGTGTATTCCTTGTGGCAGCCATTTTGGGAATACTGAAGAATTATGGTTGCATGTGGTCTCAGCACATCCTGTTGATTTCAGGCTTTCAAAGGCAACTCAACAGGCTCTGTCTACTGGTGATGAATCTCCTCCAAAGCTTGAGCTGTACAATTCAGCTTCTCTGGATAATAACTCTGAGAATACAAATGGTTTCCGAAAGTTTATTTGCAGGTTTTGTGGGTTGAAGTTCGATTTACTTCCTGATCTTGGTCGACACCATCAAGCTGCTCATATGGGAGCAGGCTTGGTCAGTTCTCGACCTCCAAAGAGGGGGATACGGTATTATGCTTATAGATTAAAATCTGGGAGGCTTAGCCGTCCTAGATTTAAAAAAAGTCTGGCAGCTGCATCATTAAGGATCAGGAACAGGGCAACTGCTACTATTAAAAAACGAATCCAAGCATCAAAGTCACTTAGCACTGCGGGGATAAGCATGCTTTCTCATGTAACTGAGGCAGAAAATCTTGGTAGCTTGGTGGAATCTCAATGCTCAGCTGTGGCAAAGATTTTGTTCTCTGAGATACAGAAAACAAAACCTCGGCCAAACAACCTTGATATTATATCTACTGCACGCTCCACCTGCTGCAAAGTCAGTCTTAAAGCCTCACTAGAGGAAAAATATGGAGTATTGCCAGAGCGTTTGTATCTGAAGGCAGCCAGGCTCTGCAGTGAGCATAACATCCGAGTAGATTGGCACCAAGATGGGTTCATTTGTCCTAAAGGATGCAAGGCATTCAAGGATCCACTTTTGTTGTCTCCCTTGAGACCTCTTCCAAGTGGTTTTCTGGGCCATAGATCTGAATGTTCAGCAGATCCTCTGGATGACAAGTGGGAGATGGATGAGTGCCACTATATCATTGATTCACACTACTTGAGACCAAGATTCATGCATAATGCCTTTGTACTGTGTGATGATATAAGCTTTGGACAGGAATTGGTTCCAGTGGCGTGTGTAGCAGATGATGATCTTGTGGATTCTGATCCCCACCTTGCAGCTAGTTGTGAGGTTCAAAATTCTAGACATTCCAAGCCTTGGGAGAGTTTTACCTATGTTACAAAACCGTTGCTTGATCAATCCCTTGCTCTTGATACAGAG CAGAGTTTGCAGTTGGGTTGTGCCTGTCCACAGCTAAGGTGCTGTCCTGAAACATGTGATCATGTATACCTTTTTGATAATGACTATGAAGATGCAAAAGACATTTTTGGGAAACCCATGCGCGGTAGGTTCCCATATGATGATAAAGGACGGATCATCTTGGAG GAAGGCTACCTTGTTTATGAGTGTAATGATAGGTGTAGCTGCAGTAAAAACTGCCCAAATAGGGTTTTGCAGAATGGAGTTAGAGTGAAACTGGAAATCTATAGAACAGAAAAAAAG GGATGGGCTGTCAGGGCAGGTGAAGCCATTCTACGGGGCACATTTGTGTGTGAGTACATTGGCGAGGTTTTAGATGAGCAGGAAGCTAACAAGAGGCGCAAAAG ATATGGCACAGAAGGTTGCAGCTATTTATATGAGATCGACGCTCATATTAACGATATGAGCAGATTGATTGAAGGACAGGCCCGATATGTAATCGATGCCACAAAGTACGGAAATGTTTCACGGTTCATCAATCATAGGTGA